The proteins below come from a single Ictalurus furcatus strain D&B chromosome 15, Billie_1.0, whole genome shotgun sequence genomic window:
- the acvrl1 gene encoding serine/threonine-protein kinase receptor R3 isoform X1: protein MSFFFVLPTEMESAAGFLLPLTLMALRVSTVHTAHSTDRKVTCACENGCTDTCTGHVCFFTWNDGQVVRGCFEKEQREQCIVSGIPNVFAECCYTDYCNINITLPPKSEEPGDSGSVIVLVAVPLLVLLLLSIAVCVFVLWLRSKRLRESDPPMLKVPSGGDPTYGDIFDEFCTSGSGTGLPYLVQRTMARQISLVECVGKGRYGEVWRGTWMGESVAVKIFSSRDEQSWFRETEIYNTVQLRHENILGFIASDMTSKNSSTQLWLVTHFHELGSLYDFLQYNTLDPEACLCMCLSIASGLVHLHTEILTTQGKPAIAHRDLKSRNILVKRNGQCCIADLGLAVIHSQSNDYLDVGNNPRVGTKRYMAPEVLDESIRVDIFESYKQTDIWALGLVLWEITRRTIVNGIVEEYRLPFFDVVPSDPSFEEMKKVVCVDQYRPCLHNRLHSHPILSAIAKIMKECWFQSPSARLTALRVRKTLAKLDQDQDCSIDKLKLDV, encoded by the exons atgtctttcttttttgtcttacCCACAGAGATGGAGTCTGCTGCAGGATTCCTGCTACCGCTCACTTTGATGGCTTTAAGAGTGAGTACAGTTCACACAG cCCACAGCACAGACAGAAAGGTGACCTGCGCATGTGAAAATGGATGTACAGACACTTGTACAGGGCATGTCTGCTTCTTCACCTGGAACGATGGGCAGGTTGTGAGGGGCTGCTTTGAGAAGGAGCAGCGGGAGCAGTGCATAGTCTCTGGTATCCCCAACGTGTTCGCCGAGTGTTGCTATACTGACTACTGCAACATCAACATAACATTACCCCCGAAATCAG AAGAGCCAGGTGACTCTGGCAGTGTGATTGTGCTGGTGGCCGTGCCTCTGCTGGTGCTCCTTTTGTTGTCCATAgcagtgtgtgtctttgtgttgtGGCTACGCTCCAAACGACTGCGGGAAAGTGACCCCCCCATGCTCAAAGTGCCCAGTGGAGGAGACCCAACCTACGGG gATATCTTTGATGAGTTTTGCACATCAGGTAGTGGGACCGGACTGCCTTACCTGGTGCAGAGGACCATGGCTCGGCAGATCTCCTTAGTGGAGTGTGTTG GTAAGGGGCGTTATGGAGAGGTGTGGAGGGGCACGTGGATGGGGGAGAGCGTGGCTGTGAAAATCTTCTCATCTCGAGATGAACAGTCCTGGTTCAGAGAGACTGAAATCTACAACACTGTCCAGTTAAGACATGAAAACATCTTAG GATTCATTGCCTCAGACATGACGTCGAAGAACTCTAGCACGCAGCTCTGGCTGGTGACTCATTTCCACGAGCTGGGCTCTCTCTATGACTTCCTGCAGTACAACACCTTGGATCCCGAGGCATGTTTGTGCATGTGCCTGTCGATAGCCAGCGGCCTGGTACACCTTCACACAGAAATCCTCACCACTCAGGGCAAGCCGGCCATCGCCCACCGTGACCTCAAAAGCCGCAACATCCTGGTGAAGAGGAACGGCCAGTGCTGCATCGCTGACCTGG GTCTGGCTGTCATTCATTCTCAGTCCAACGATTACCTGGACGTAGGGAACAACCCAAGGGTGGGCACCAAACGCTACATGGCCCCTGAGGTCCTAGATGAGAGTATCCGTGTGGACATCTTTGAATCATACAAGCAGACTGATATCTGGGCTTTGGGACTGGTTTTGTGGGAGATCACCCGCCGAACCATCGTAAATG GAATTGTCGAGGAGTATCGCCTGCCTTTTTTTGACGTGGTGCCCTCCGACCCCAGTTTTGAAGAGATGAAGAAAGTGGTGTGTGTGGACCAGTACAGGCCTTGCCTTCACAACCGACTGCACTCCCATCCG ATTCTGTCTGCTATAGCTAAAATCATGAAGGAGTGCTGGTTCCAGAGTCCCTCAGCTCGTCTCACTGCCCTGCGTGTGCGTAAGACCCTGGCAAAGCTGGACCAAGACCAAGACTGCAGCATAGACAAACTCAAACTGGATGTCTAG
- the acvrl1 gene encoding serine/threonine-protein kinase receptor R3 isoform X2 produces MESAAGFLLPLTLMALRVSTVHTAHSTDRKVTCACENGCTDTCTGHVCFFTWNDGQVVRGCFEKEQREQCIVSGIPNVFAECCYTDYCNINITLPPKSEEPGDSGSVIVLVAVPLLVLLLLSIAVCVFVLWLRSKRLRESDPPMLKVPSGGDPTYGDIFDEFCTSGSGTGLPYLVQRTMARQISLVECVGKGRYGEVWRGTWMGESVAVKIFSSRDEQSWFRETEIYNTVQLRHENILGFIASDMTSKNSSTQLWLVTHFHELGSLYDFLQYNTLDPEACLCMCLSIASGLVHLHTEILTTQGKPAIAHRDLKSRNILVKRNGQCCIADLGLAVIHSQSNDYLDVGNNPRVGTKRYMAPEVLDESIRVDIFESYKQTDIWALGLVLWEITRRTIVNGIVEEYRLPFFDVVPSDPSFEEMKKVVCVDQYRPCLHNRLHSHPILSAIAKIMKECWFQSPSARLTALRVRKTLAKLDQDQDCSIDKLKLDV; encoded by the exons ATGGAGTCTGCTGCAGGATTCCTGCTACCGCTCACTTTGATGGCTTTAAGAGTGAGTACAGTTCACACAG cCCACAGCACAGACAGAAAGGTGACCTGCGCATGTGAAAATGGATGTACAGACACTTGTACAGGGCATGTCTGCTTCTTCACCTGGAACGATGGGCAGGTTGTGAGGGGCTGCTTTGAGAAGGAGCAGCGGGAGCAGTGCATAGTCTCTGGTATCCCCAACGTGTTCGCCGAGTGTTGCTATACTGACTACTGCAACATCAACATAACATTACCCCCGAAATCAG AAGAGCCAGGTGACTCTGGCAGTGTGATTGTGCTGGTGGCCGTGCCTCTGCTGGTGCTCCTTTTGTTGTCCATAgcagtgtgtgtctttgtgttgtGGCTACGCTCCAAACGACTGCGGGAAAGTGACCCCCCCATGCTCAAAGTGCCCAGTGGAGGAGACCCAACCTACGGG gATATCTTTGATGAGTTTTGCACATCAGGTAGTGGGACCGGACTGCCTTACCTGGTGCAGAGGACCATGGCTCGGCAGATCTCCTTAGTGGAGTGTGTTG GTAAGGGGCGTTATGGAGAGGTGTGGAGGGGCACGTGGATGGGGGAGAGCGTGGCTGTGAAAATCTTCTCATCTCGAGATGAACAGTCCTGGTTCAGAGAGACTGAAATCTACAACACTGTCCAGTTAAGACATGAAAACATCTTAG GATTCATTGCCTCAGACATGACGTCGAAGAACTCTAGCACGCAGCTCTGGCTGGTGACTCATTTCCACGAGCTGGGCTCTCTCTATGACTTCCTGCAGTACAACACCTTGGATCCCGAGGCATGTTTGTGCATGTGCCTGTCGATAGCCAGCGGCCTGGTACACCTTCACACAGAAATCCTCACCACTCAGGGCAAGCCGGCCATCGCCCACCGTGACCTCAAAAGCCGCAACATCCTGGTGAAGAGGAACGGCCAGTGCTGCATCGCTGACCTGG GTCTGGCTGTCATTCATTCTCAGTCCAACGATTACCTGGACGTAGGGAACAACCCAAGGGTGGGCACCAAACGCTACATGGCCCCTGAGGTCCTAGATGAGAGTATCCGTGTGGACATCTTTGAATCATACAAGCAGACTGATATCTGGGCTTTGGGACTGGTTTTGTGGGAGATCACCCGCCGAACCATCGTAAATG GAATTGTCGAGGAGTATCGCCTGCCTTTTTTTGACGTGGTGCCCTCCGACCCCAGTTTTGAAGAGATGAAGAAAGTGGTGTGTGTGGACCAGTACAGGCCTTGCCTTCACAACCGACTGCACTCCCATCCG ATTCTGTCTGCTATAGCTAAAATCATGAAGGAGTGCTGGTTCCAGAGTCCCTCAGCTCGTCTCACTGCCCTGCGTGTGCGTAAGACCCTGGCAAAGCTGGACCAAGACCAAGACTGCAGCATAGACAAACTCAAACTGGATGTCTAG
- the ankrd33aa gene encoding photoreceptor ankyrin repeat protein codes for MANVKVIVHEDPDLGFGPDEDDSESDSWDDSDSGSILSDDSVLPDYKLEDNMEGTVNTLYQACAKNHASFLCKMLEQGVTQEQVMELDINGRNGLMLAVSKGFVDIVYGLNGCPFLDINHQDNDGNTALMIAAQAGFVTILTYILNYYSGVDIELRDHRGFTALIKAALQGNDDCVASLLMAGADINSVDATQRKDVREWALKTGHFETFMRLTQLSSRPCAEQFCETYVPEWPSLKELVRKATTTKSAGQKVAHHLKATFTFSFPQDPQENGVLDHMVRITTSIHSPLVVTGCRPHCPTSPPEMGKRHLAMPRPMQQNPDRKLKNHSNGSIFSASSTISSGSSVSQVSCYSDTESKSSMFSRASSRIRRLVPRSIACHNSIFPTSCIPQIKVTKSADPTPKKEKKRKMTKGYLEPPVWKYKEAKMEKKKEKQQKEKEKACKTNTEKSAKKKSKK; via the exons ATGGCTAATGTTAAAGTCATCGTGCATGAGGATCCAGATCTGGGCTTTGGTCCAGATGAGGATGACTCTGAGTCTGATTCTTGGGATGATTCAGACTCTGGGAGCATACTCTCGGATGACTCTGTCCTCCCTGACTATAAGCTGGAGGACAATATGGAGGGCACGGTCAACACTCTGTATCAGGCATGTGCAAAGAACCACGCCTCGTTCCTGTGCAAAATGCTGGAGCAGGGCGTGACTCAGGAACAAGTCATGGAGCTGGACATCAACGGCAGG AATGGCCTTATGCTGGCAGTTTCCAAAGGCTTCGTAGATATCGTGTATGGCCTGAACGGGTGTCCGTTTTTAGATATTAATCATCAAGATAATGATGGAAACACAGCACTCATGATTGCAGCACAAGCTG GTTTTGTCACTATCCTAACCTACATTCTGAACTACTATTCTGGTGTGGACATTGAGCTCAGAGACCACAGAGGCTTCACTGCTCTCATTAAAGCAGCCTTACAGGGCAACGACGACTGTGTGGCCTCGCTGCTCATGGCTG GTGCAGACATAAATTCAGTAGATGCCACACAGAGGAAGGATGTAAGAGAATGGGCACTAAAAACAGGACACTTTGAAACGTTTATGAGGCTGACACAACTGTCCAGCCGGCCCTGCGCAGAGCAGTTCTGTGAAACCTACGTCCCAGAGTGGCCAAGTCTTAAAGAGCTGGTGAGAAAAGCCACAACCACAAAAAGTGCAGGGCAGAAGGTCGCCCATCATTTGAAGGCCACATTCACTTTCAGTTTTCCACAAGATCCTCAGGAAAACGGCGTCCTGGATCACATGGTGCGTATCACCACGAGCATCCACAGTCCCCTGGTGGTCACAGGCTGCCGTCCACACTGTCCCACGAGCCCACCGGAGATGGGCAAGAGGCATTTAGCCATGCCCAGACCGATGCAGCAGAATCCAGACCGTAAGCTCAAAAACCACAGCAATGGCTCCATCTTCTCAGCCTCCTCCACCATCAGCTCTGGATCATCTGTGTCTCAGGTCTCATGCTACTCAGATACAGAGAGTAAGAGCAGCATGTTCTCCAGGGCCTCCAGCAGGATACGCAGGCTGGTCCCACGTAGCATAGCATGCCACAACAGCATCTTCCCCACCAGCTGCATCCCTCAAATTAAAGTGACCAAGTCAGCTGATCCAACCCccaagaaggagaagaaaaggaagatgaCGAAAGGTTACCTGGAGCCACCTGTCTGGAAGTACAAGGAGgcaaaaatggaaaagaaaaaagagaagcaacagaaggagaaggagaaggctTGTAAGACGAATACGGAAAAATCGGCCaagaaaaagtcaaaaaaatGA